The following proteins are encoded in a genomic region of Stutzerimonas stutzeri:
- the rplT gene encoding 50S ribosomal protein L20 codes for MARVKRGVVARRRHKKILKLAKGYYGARSRVFRVAKQAVIKAGQYAYRDRRQRKRQFRALWIARINAGARVNGLSYSRFIAGLKKAAIEIDRKVLAELAVNEKAAFAAIVEKAKASLA; via the coding sequence ATGGCTCGTGTTAAGCGTGGCGTCGTCGCTCGTCGCCGTCACAAGAAAATTCTGAAACTCGCTAAAGGCTATTACGGCGCTCGTTCGCGCGTGTTCCGTGTTGCCAAGCAGGCGGTGATCAAGGCTGGCCAATATGCCTACCGTGACCGTCGTCAGCGCAAGCGTCAGTTCCGCGCTCTTTGGATCGCTCGTATCAATGCTGGTGCTCGTGTAAACGGTCTGTCTTACAGCCGTTTCATCGCTGGCCTGAAAAAAGCGGCTATCGAGATCGACCGTAAGGTTCTGGCCGAACTGGCAGTGAACGAAAAAGCAGCTTTTGCTGCGATTGTCGAAAAAGCCAAAGCTTCTCTGGCCTAA
- the pheT gene encoding phenylalanine--tRNA ligase subunit beta: MKFSEQWLRTWVNPQVSREDLVARLSMVGLEVDAVTPVAGEFSGVVVGEVLSTEQHPDADKLRVCQVSNGSDTFQVVCGAPNVRQGLKIPFAQIGARLPGDFKIKKAKLRGVESNGMLCSETELQIGADDSGLMELASDAPVGFDLRAYLGLDDASIEIGLTPNRGDCLSVAGLAREVGAMYGAAVTGVEIAPVAPSHDEVRPVEVLEPKACPRYLGRVIRNVDLSRPTPLWMVERLRRSDIRSIDAVVDVTNYVMLELGQPLHAFDLSEIKGGIRVRMAADQEKLVLLDGQEVTLRSDTLVIADHERALAIAGVMGGEHSGVSATTQDLFLESAFFDTIALAGKARSYGLHTDASHRYERGVDAQLARRAMERATALLMEIVGGSAGPVIEAVSEADLPRVTPILLRKDRIEQMLGLDMPRDQVVALLSALGLDVVELDEGAWEVSVPSHRFDITLEIDLIEELGRLYGYDRLPVRYPQARLAPEARPEARAELPALRRLLVARGYQEAITYSFIDPKLFELFSPGVEPLQLANPISSDMAAMRSTLWPGLIKALQYNLNRQQTRVRLFESGLRFVGQLGELQQEPMLAGVITGSRLPEGWGNDRAAADFYDLKADVEALLGYAGDAVTYGFAAAEHPALHPGQTARIERDGRLVGYIGSLHPELAATLGIDQPVYLFELLVSEISEGRLPRFAELSRFPEVRRDLAVLVAREVSAGDVLQCIRDAAGANLTDLKLFDVYQGKGIDPLSKSVAVGLTWQHPSRTLNDDEVSGAMQQILSSLEERFNATLRK, translated from the coding sequence ATGAAATTCAGCGAACAGTGGTTGCGTACGTGGGTCAATCCGCAGGTTTCCCGTGAGGACCTGGTCGCGCGATTGTCGATGGTAGGTCTCGAGGTCGATGCGGTCACGCCCGTAGCGGGTGAGTTCTCTGGCGTTGTGGTAGGCGAGGTGCTGAGCACCGAGCAGCATCCGGACGCGGACAAGCTGCGCGTCTGTCAGGTCAGCAATGGCAGCGATACCTTTCAGGTGGTCTGTGGTGCGCCCAACGTGCGCCAAGGTTTGAAGATTCCGTTTGCCCAGATCGGCGCGCGATTGCCGGGTGATTTCAAGATCAAGAAGGCGAAGCTTCGGGGCGTCGAGTCCAATGGCATGCTCTGCTCTGAAACCGAACTGCAGATCGGTGCTGACGATAGCGGCTTGATGGAATTGGCCAGTGATGCTCCGGTTGGCTTCGATCTTCGTGCTTACCTCGGGCTGGACGATGCGAGCATCGAGATCGGCTTGACACCGAATCGTGGCGATTGCCTTTCTGTCGCCGGGTTGGCTCGCGAAGTCGGAGCGATGTATGGCGCAGCGGTCACCGGCGTCGAGATAGCTCCCGTCGCGCCGAGCCATGACGAGGTGCGCCCCGTTGAGGTGCTCGAGCCGAAAGCCTGCCCGCGTTATCTCGGGCGCGTGATTCGCAACGTCGACCTGTCGCGGCCCACTCCATTGTGGATGGTCGAGCGGTTGCGTCGCTCCGATATCCGCAGCATTGATGCGGTGGTGGACGTCACCAACTATGTGATGCTCGAACTCGGCCAGCCGTTGCACGCCTTCGATCTTTCCGAAATCAAGGGCGGAATCAGGGTTCGGATGGCGGCTGATCAGGAGAAGCTGGTACTGCTCGATGGGCAGGAGGTGACCCTGCGCAGCGATACGTTGGTCATCGCCGACCATGAGCGCGCGCTTGCAATTGCGGGCGTGATGGGCGGGGAACACAGCGGTGTCAGTGCCACGACGCAGGATCTGTTCCTGGAGAGCGCCTTCTTCGACACCATTGCGCTTGCCGGTAAGGCGCGTTCGTATGGTCTGCACACCGATGCCTCGCATCGGTATGAACGGGGAGTAGACGCGCAGCTCGCGCGTCGCGCCATGGAGCGTGCAACTGCGCTGTTGATGGAGATCGTCGGAGGTAGTGCCGGTCCCGTGATCGAGGCTGTCAGCGAGGCAGATCTTCCTCGTGTCACTCCGATCCTGCTGCGTAAGGACCGCATCGAACAAATGCTGGGCTTGGATATGCCGCGCGATCAGGTCGTTGCGCTGCTGTCCGCCTTGGGATTGGATGTGGTTGAGTTGGATGAAGGGGCGTGGGAAGTCAGTGTGCCCAGCCATCGATTCGACATCACGCTCGAGATCGATCTGATTGAAGAGTTGGGTCGTCTATATGGCTATGACCGTCTGCCGGTCCGTTATCCGCAGGCGCGACTGGCGCCTGAAGCCCGTCCCGAGGCGCGTGCAGAGTTGCCGGCATTGCGTCGGCTGCTGGTTGCTCGCGGTTATCAAGAAGCAATCACGTACAGCTTCATCGATCCCAAGCTGTTCGAGCTCTTCAGTCCGGGCGTCGAGCCACTGCAACTGGCCAATCCGATCTCCTCGGATATGGCGGCCATGCGTTCAACGCTTTGGCCAGGGTTGATCAAGGCCCTGCAGTACAATCTGAATCGTCAACAAACGCGGGTACGTCTGTTCGAAAGCGGTTTGCGCTTTGTCGGTCAGCTTGGTGAGCTGCAGCAGGAGCCGATGCTGGCGGGTGTTATCACGGGTAGTCGGCTGCCGGAGGGCTGGGGCAACGATCGGGCTGCGGCGGATTTCTACGATTTGAAGGCCGATGTCGAAGCCTTGCTCGGGTACGCGGGCGACGCTGTCACCTATGGTTTCGCTGCTGCCGAACACCCGGCGCTGCATCCTGGACAGACTGCACGCATCGAGCGTGACGGCCGTCTGGTAGGGTATATCGGCAGTCTTCACCCGGAACTGGCGGCTACGCTGGGTATCGATCAGCCAGTTTACCTGTTCGAATTGCTGGTCTCCGAGATCAGCGAAGGGCGCCTGCCGCGTTTCGCTGAGCTATCCCGCTTCCCCGAGGTGCGGCGCGATCTGGCTGTTCTGGTGGCGCGTGAGGTATCGGCGGGCGATGTTTTGCAGTGTATTCGCGACGCGGCTGGTGCCAACCTGACAGACCTCAAGCTATTTGATGTTTATCAAGGTAAAGGTATTGATCCGCTTAGCAAAAGTGTGGCAGTCGGCTTGACCTGGCAACACCCTTCGCGCACTCTAAACGACGACGAGGTGAGTGGTGCGATGCAGCAAATCCTCTCCTCCCTGGAAGAAAGGTTTAATGCCACGTTAAGGAAATAG
- a CDS encoding PA2778 family cysteine peptidase → MIRRLTLLLALILLGACARTPIVPVGTAGLPERVELSQVPFYPQEDYQCGPAALATMLTYRGVDTDPERLVKRVYIPQRKGSLQVEMVAAARSHDLLVYPLEGRLEAILSEVAAGNPVLVLQNLAFDRWPQWHFAVVVGYDLADQTLVLRSGTTRRWTGSFRQFERSWAKGNRWAVVTVAPDQLPHTAKETVWLQAASDLEQTGRQAAAIKAYETAAQHWSSGLSWFALANALYAQGDKGAAEQALRKSVRRDGSFAASWFNLSQVLAERGCRSESLAAQACARQLAPADKRFQARLPTPSGTADACEAVPLCPAR, encoded by the coding sequence TTGATTCGGCGACTGACGTTACTGCTCGCCTTGATCCTTCTCGGGGCGTGCGCGCGGACTCCGATCGTTCCGGTCGGTACCGCGGGCCTCCCCGAGCGGGTGGAGCTGAGCCAGGTGCCGTTCTATCCGCAGGAAGATTATCAGTGCGGGCCGGCGGCCTTGGCTACGATGCTGACCTATCGCGGCGTCGATACGGACCCTGAGCGACTGGTCAAGCGTGTCTACATCCCGCAGCGCAAGGGCAGTCTCCAGGTCGAAATGGTCGCGGCAGCACGTTCGCACGATCTGCTCGTGTATCCGCTGGAAGGGCGACTGGAGGCGATATTGTCCGAAGTGGCGGCGGGGAACCCGGTCCTGGTGCTGCAGAATCTGGCGTTCGACCGCTGGCCTCAATGGCACTTCGCGGTCGTTGTGGGATACGACCTGGCCGATCAAACGCTGGTGTTGCGATCCGGCACTACGCGTCGTTGGACCGGCAGTTTTCGGCAGTTCGAGCGAAGCTGGGCCAAGGGGAATCGCTGGGCCGTGGTCACTGTCGCCCCGGATCAACTGCCCCACACCGCGAAAGAGACGGTCTGGCTGCAAGCGGCGAGCGATCTCGAGCAAACCGGTCGCCAGGCGGCCGCCATAAAGGCTTACGAAACCGCCGCACAGCACTGGTCCAGCGGTTTGTCGTGGTTCGCACTAGCCAATGCGCTTTATGCGCAAGGCGATAAGGGGGCGGCGGAGCAGGCATTGCGGAAGAGTGTTCGGCGTGACGGCTCGTTCGCGGCGAGCTGGTTCAACCTGTCGCAGGTGCTCGCGGAGCGCGGTTGCCGATCCGAGTCGTTGGCTGCGCAAGCATGCGCGCGACAGCTTGCTCCGGCGGACAAGCGATTCCAGGCGCGTCTGCCTACGCCGAGCGGAACGGCCGATGCGTGCGAAGCCGTTCCGTTATGCCCTGCGCGGTAG
- the ihfA gene encoding integration host factor subunit alpha yields MGALTKAEMAERLYEELGLNKREAKELVELFFEEIRQALEHNEQVKLSGFGNFDLRDKRQRPGRNPKTGEEIPITARRVVTFRPGQKLKARVEAYAGTKS; encoded by the coding sequence ATGGGGGCTCTGACGAAAGCTGAAATGGCGGAACGTCTATATGAAGAGCTAGGCTTGAATAAGCGCGAGGCCAAGGAACTGGTCGAGCTGTTTTTCGAGGAAATCCGCCAGGCGCTGGAGCATAACGAGCAGGTGAAATTGTCCGGTTTCGGCAATTTCGACCTGCGTGACAAGCGCCAGCGTCCCGGACGAAATCCGAAAACCGGCGAGGAAATTCCGATCACGGCACGGCGTGTGGTGACGTTCCGGCCAGGGCAAAAACTTAAAGCCAGAGTCGAAGCCTATGCTGGAACCAAGTCATAA
- the thrS gene encoding threonine--tRNA ligase, producing the protein MPTITLPDGSQRSFDHPVSVAEVAQSIGAGLAKATLAGKVNGRLVDACDLIDSDSTLQIITPKDEEGLEIIRHSCAHLVGHAVKQLYPTAKMVIGPVISEGFYYDIAFERPFTPEDMAAIEQRMKELIDTEYDVIKKITPRAEVIDVFRARGEDYKLRLVEDMPDEQAMGLYYHEEYVDMCRGPHVPNTRFLKSFKLTKLSGAYWRGDAKNEQLQRVYGTAWADKKQLAAYIQRIEEAEKRDHRKIGKRLDLFHTQEEAPGMVFWHPNGWTIYQVLEQYMRGVQRANGYQEIKTPQVVDRSLWERSGHWGNYAENMFTTESESRDYAIKPMNCPCHVQVFNQGLKSYRELPMRLAEFGSCHRNEPSGALHGIMRVRGFTQDDAHIFCTEEQVSAEAADFIKLTMQVYADFGFSEIKLKLSTRPEKRVGDDAFWDRAEAALAGALNEAGLPWEYLPGEGAFYGPKIEFTLLDCLGRSWQCGTLQYDPNMPQRLDASYVAEDNSRKTPVMLHRAILGSFERFIGILIEHYEGAFPAWLAPTQAVVMNITDKQADFALEVENTLNQSGFRAKSDLRNEKIGFKIREHTLLKVPYLLVIGDREVETRAVAVRTREGVDLGSMPLDDFAQLLAQAVSRRGRQELE; encoded by the coding sequence ATGCCCACCATTACTCTTCCCGACGGCAGTCAGCGTTCGTTCGATCATCCGGTTTCGGTCGCCGAGGTTGCGCAATCCATTGGTGCAGGCCTTGCAAAGGCTACGCTCGCAGGCAAGGTCAACGGCCGTCTGGTCGATGCGTGCGACCTGATCGACAGCGATTCGACCCTGCAGATCATTACGCCGAAGGACGAAGAGGGGTTGGAGATCATTCGCCACTCCTGCGCTCACCTGGTTGGGCATGCGGTCAAGCAGCTCTATCCGACCGCCAAGATGGTAATCGGGCCGGTAATTTCGGAAGGTTTTTATTACGACATCGCTTTCGAGCGCCCCTTTACGCCTGAAGATATGGCGGCAATCGAGCAGCGCATGAAAGAGCTGATCGATACCGAGTACGACGTGATCAAAAAAATCACGCCGCGCGCCGAGGTAATTGATGTGTTCCGCGCGCGTGGTGAGGACTACAAGCTGCGGCTGGTCGAGGACATGCCTGACGAGCAGGCCATGGGCCTGTACTACCACGAAGAATACGTCGACATGTGCCGTGGCCCGCATGTGCCCAACACCCGCTTTCTCAAGTCGTTCAAGCTGACCAAGCTCTCAGGCGCCTACTGGCGTGGCGATGCGAAGAACGAGCAGCTTCAGCGCGTCTATGGCACGGCCTGGGCCGACAAGAAGCAGCTGGCAGCCTATATCCAGCGCATCGAAGAAGCAGAAAAGCGTGACCATCGCAAGATTGGCAAGCGCCTGGATCTGTTTCATACCCAGGAAGAGGCACCTGGAATGGTGTTCTGGCACCCCAATGGTTGGACCATCTATCAGGTCCTCGAGCAATACATGCGCGGCGTGCAGCGGGCCAATGGGTACCAGGAGATCAAGACGCCTCAAGTCGTCGACCGCAGCCTGTGGGAGAGGTCCGGGCACTGGGGTAACTACGCCGAGAACATGTTCACGACCGAGTCGGAAAGTCGCGACTATGCGATCAAGCCGATGAACTGCCCGTGCCATGTCCAGGTATTCAACCAGGGCCTCAAGAGCTATCGCGAATTGCCGATGCGTCTGGCCGAGTTCGGTTCCTGTCATCGCAACGAGCCGTCTGGTGCATTGCACGGAATCATGCGGGTCCGTGGCTTCACCCAGGACGATGCGCACATCTTCTGTACGGAGGAGCAGGTCAGTGCCGAGGCGGCAGACTTCATCAAGCTGACCATGCAGGTATACGCCGACTTCGGTTTCAGTGAGATCAAGCTGAAGCTGTCTACCCGCCCGGAAAAACGTGTCGGTGACGACGCATTTTGGGATCGTGCCGAAGCGGCACTTGCCGGTGCATTGAACGAGGCGGGCCTGCCGTGGGAGTACCTGCCGGGCGAGGGTGCGTTTTACGGTCCGAAGATCGAATTCACGCTGCTTGACTGCCTCGGGCGCTCCTGGCAATGCGGCACCTTGCAGTACGATCCGAACATGCCTCAGCGCCTGGATGCGAGCTACGTCGCGGAAGACAATAGCCGTAAGACGCCAGTCATGCTCCATCGGGCAATTCTGGGGTCGTTCGAGCGCTTTATCGGGATTCTGATCGAGCACTACGAAGGCGCTTTCCCTGCCTGGTTGGCTCCAACTCAAGCTGTGGTGATGAATATCACCGATAAGCAGGCCGATTTCGCACTGGAAGTGGAGAATACGCTTAACCAAAGCGGCTTCCGTGCCAAGTCTGACTTGAGAAACGAAAAGATCGGCTTTAAAATCCGCGAGCATACCTTGCTCAAGGTTCCCTATCTTCTGGTTATCGGAGACAGGGAAGTAGAGACACGAGCCGTTGCTGTGCGCACCCGCGAAGGCGTTGATCTGGGCTCCATGCCCTTGGATGACTTCGCGCAGCTGCTGGCACAAGCGGTTTCCCGGCGTGGTCGCCAAGAATTGGAGTAA
- the rpmI gene encoding 50S ribosomal protein L35: MPKMKTKSGAAKRFKKTANGYKHKHAFKSHILTKMSTKRKRQLRGTSLMHPSDNAKVERMLRVR, from the coding sequence ATGCCAAAGATGAAGACTAAAAGTGGCGCTGCGAAGCGCTTCAAAAAGACGGCGAATGGCTACAAGCACAAGCACGCTTTCAAGAGCCACATCCTGACCAAAATGTCTACCAAGCGTAAGCGTCAGCTGCGTGGTACATCTCTGATGCACCCGTCTGACAACGCAAAAGTAGAGCGCATGCTGCGCGTTCGTTAA
- the infC gene encoding translation initiation factor IF-3 has product MTIKREMRQDKRAAPKAPINENISAREVRLIGADGEQVGIVSIDEALRIAEEAKLDLVEISADAVPPVCRIMDYGKHLFEKKKQVAAAKKNQKQIQVKEVKFRPGTEEGDYQVKLRNLVRFLSDGDRAKVSLRFRGREMAHQELGMELLKRVEADLAEYGSVEQHPKMEGRQLIMVIAPKKKK; this is encoded by the coding sequence ATGACTATTAAGCGTGAAATGAGACAGGATAAACGAGCTGCACCCAAGGCCCCGATCAACGAGAATATCTCGGCTCGTGAGGTCCGTTTGATTGGTGCTGATGGCGAGCAGGTTGGCATCGTCTCGATTGATGAAGCGCTTCGTATAGCTGAAGAAGCCAAGTTGGATCTGGTGGAAATTTCCGCCGATGCGGTTCCGCCCGTTTGCCGGATCATGGATTACGGCAAACACCTGTTCGAGAAGAAGAAGCAGGTTGCTGCGGCGAAGAAGAACCAGAAGCAGATCCAGGTTAAAGAAGTAAAGTTTCGTCCAGGGACGGAAGAGGGTGACTACCAGGTCAAGCTACGCAACCTGGTGCGTTTCCTGAGTGACGGGGACAGGGCCAAGGTATCGTTGAGATTCCGCGGTCGTGAGATGGCCCATCAGGAGCTGGGGATGGAATTGTTGAAGCGGGTCGAGGCTGACCTGGCTGAATACGGTTCGGTCGAACAGCATCCAAAGATGGAAGGACGCCAACTGATCATGGTCATCGCTCCCAAGAAGAAAAAGTAA
- a CDS encoding hemolysin family protein, producing the protein MIEPTLTLLFGTLVILAIIAANGYFVAQEFAYMAVDRTRLAVLAADGDASAKRALEVTKRTSFMLSGAQLGITVTGLLVGFVAEPLVGQSLGVLLGGVGIPAEVGVTVGTLLALVVATIIQMIFGELYPKNLAIANADPLARGLARSTLIYLTVFGWLIGFFDKSANLFLRLLRIEPVHDLDVSVSADDLPRIISDSRDSGDLPVELSLMLDRILDFPQQDVEHAMIPRSQVDWLTPETTLLKLRELMARGHTRYPVIHEDTPVGVVHLTDVLLRLLAGDTEDTVESVMRPATVIPTLMALPDALAELIQTNNQLACVIDEYGSFVGVLTLEDLAEEIVGEITDEHDEDNADPLIPGGDGIWIMDGDVHLDEVERALGYDLPHEEVETIAGLLIAELGALPAEGDIVTITLPEDPSELVSDLPVERQLVIEVLRVERYVPTQVRVTLVETIKQEEAQ; encoded by the coding sequence GTGATCGAACCGACCCTCACTCTCCTGTTCGGTACCCTCGTTATCCTGGCGATCATTGCGGCAAACGGCTACTTCGTCGCCCAGGAATTCGCCTACATGGCCGTCGACCGTACGCGGCTTGCCGTATTGGCTGCCGACGGTGATGCCTCCGCCAAGCGCGCGCTTGAAGTGACGAAGCGAACCAGCTTCATGCTGTCGGGTGCCCAGTTGGGCATCACCGTGACAGGTCTGCTGGTCGGTTTCGTGGCTGAGCCATTGGTTGGTCAGTCGCTCGGTGTTCTGCTGGGCGGGGTAGGCATTCCGGCAGAGGTTGGCGTAACCGTCGGTACGCTGCTTGCCTTGGTGGTTGCCACGATTATCCAGATGATTTTTGGCGAGCTCTATCCGAAGAACCTGGCAATCGCCAATGCCGACCCTCTGGCCAGAGGTCTTGCCCGCTCGACTCTGATTTACCTGACGGTATTCGGTTGGTTGATCGGCTTTTTCGACAAGTCCGCCAACCTGTTCCTGCGCCTGCTGCGTATCGAGCCTGTCCATGATCTGGATGTAAGCGTCTCGGCTGATGACCTGCCGCGCATCATCTCTGACTCGCGTGACAGCGGAGACCTTCCTGTAGAGCTCTCGCTGATGCTGGATCGCATTCTTGACTTCCCCCAGCAGGACGTCGAACACGCCATGATTCCGCGGTCGCAGGTTGACTGGCTCACGCCTGAGACGACGTTGCTCAAACTGCGCGAACTCATGGCCAGGGGTCATACCCGCTACCCGGTCATCCACGAGGACACCCCTGTCGGCGTCGTTCACCTCACGGATGTCCTGTTACGACTATTAGCAGGGGATACTGAAGATACTGTTGAGTCGGTGATGAGACCGGCCACTGTCATTCCTACCCTGATGGCGCTGCCGGATGCTCTTGCTGAATTGATTCAGACCAACAACCAACTTGCCTGCGTCATCGATGAATACGGCAGCTTCGTCGGCGTATTGACTCTTGAGGATCTCGCGGAGGAAATCGTCGGCGAAATTACCGATGAGCATGACGAAGATAATGCCGACCCGCTCATACCGGGCGGTGACGGCATCTGGATCATGGATGGCGATGTGCACCTGGACGAAGTCGAACGTGCGCTCGGCTATGACCTGCCTCATGAAGAGGTTGAAACCATCGCTGGTTTGTTGATCGCGGAGCTGGGTGCTTTGCCCGCCGAAGGCGACATCGTGACGATAACCTTGCCTGAGGATCCCTCGGAGCTGGTTTCCGATCTGCCCGTGGAGCGTCAGCTAGTGATCGAAGTGCTGCGGGTTGAACGCTATGTGCCGACCCAGGTACGTGTCACGCTTGTCGAGACGATTAAGCAGGAGGAAGCGCAATGA
- the pheS gene encoding phenylalanine--tRNA ligase subunit alpha — protein sequence MENLDALVSQALEAVQHSQDITALEQIRVQYLGKKGELTQVMQTLGKLSAEERPKAGALINAAKSRVQDELNAKKADLEQAALSTKLAAERIDVTLPGRGETSGGLHPVTRTLERVEQFFSHIGYSVAEGPEVEDDYHNFEALNIPGHHPARAMHDTFYFNANMLLRTHTSPVQVRTMESQQPPIRIVCPGRVYRCDSDITHSPMFHQVEGLLVDEGISFADLKGTIEQFLRVFFEKPLGVRFRPSFFPFTEPSAEVDMQCVMCSGNGCRVCKQTGWLEVMGCGMVHPNVLRMSGIDPEKYQGFAFGMGAERLAMLRYGVNDLRLFFDNDLRFLAQFR from the coding sequence ATGGAAAACCTGGATGCACTGGTCTCGCAAGCGCTTGAGGCGGTGCAACATAGTCAAGACATCACCGCCCTGGAGCAGATCCGGGTCCAGTATCTCGGCAAGAAGGGCGAGCTGACTCAGGTCATGCAGACCCTGGGCAAGCTGTCCGCGGAGGAGCGCCCGAAAGCCGGCGCGCTGATCAACGCAGCCAAGAGCCGTGTTCAGGATGAACTGAACGCCAAAAAGGCAGACCTTGAACAAGCGGCGCTGAGCACCAAGCTCGCTGCCGAGCGCATCGACGTGACACTACCCGGTCGGGGAGAGACCTCCGGTGGGCTGCATCCGGTAACGCGTACGCTGGAGCGGGTCGAGCAGTTCTTCAGTCATATTGGTTACAGCGTTGCCGAGGGGCCGGAGGTCGAGGACGACTACCACAACTTCGAAGCGCTCAATATTCCCGGCCATCATCCCGCCCGGGCGATGCACGACACCTTCTATTTCAACGCCAACATGCTGTTGCGTACGCACACCTCGCCGGTGCAGGTGCGCACCATGGAGTCGCAGCAGCCGCCTATCCGCATCGTTTGTCCTGGTCGTGTGTATCGTTGCGATTCGGACATAACCCATTCGCCCATGTTCCATCAGGTGGAAGGCCTGCTGGTGGACGAGGGCATCAGCTTTGCGGATCTCAAGGGCACGATCGAGCAATTCCTACGTGTGTTCTTCGAGAAACCGCTGGGTGTTCGATTCCGTCCATCATTCTTCCCATTCACCGAGCCGTCCGCTGAGGTGGACATGCAGTGTGTCATGTGCAGCGGCAATGGCTGCCGCGTCTGCAAGCAGACCGGTTGGCTGGAGGTGATGGGTTGCGGGATGGTGCATCCGAACGTGCTACGCATGTCCGGCATCGACCCGGAAAAATATCAAGGCTTCGCTTTCGGCATGGGGGCTGAACGGCTGGCCATGTTGCGATATGGCGTCAACGATTTACGCCTGTTCTTTGATAACGACCTGAGGTTCCTGGCGCAATTTCGCTAG
- a CDS encoding MerR family transcriptional regulator, with the protein MLEPSHNDELPTIPGKRYFTIGEVSELCAVKPHVLRYWEQEFPQLNPVKRRGNRRYYQRQDVLMIRQIRSLLYEQGFTIGGARQRMSGDEAREDTTQYKQLIRQMITELEDVLQVLKN; encoded by the coding sequence ATGCTGGAACCAAGTCATAACGACGAGTTGCCGACAATCCCGGGTAAGCGCTATTTCACCATCGGTGAGGTGAGTGAGTTATGCGCGGTTAAACCCCATGTGCTGCGCTACTGGGAGCAGGAGTTTCCGCAGCTGAACCCCGTGAAGCGTCGCGGCAACCGCCGCTACTATCAGCGGCAGGATGTATTGATGATCAGGCAGATCCGGTCGTTGCTATATGAGCAAGGCTTCACCATCGGCGGTGCTCGACAGCGCATGTCAGGTGATGAAGCCCGCGAGGACACTACTCAGTATAAGCAGCTGATCAGGCAGATGATCACGGAGCTTGAAGATGTACTTCAAGTACTCAAAAACTAA
- a CDS encoding tyrosine-type recombinase/integrase — MARKTISGLYQRNGIWHIDKVFRGQRIQESTGSSDRKEAEQYLIHKLEKLREQKIYGVRTIRTWREAATRYLIEYKDQPSIGLTAIYLEQLDPYIGDQPLTHVDDETLAPYIRDRLKSSRTSDGKLKPGVSHRTVNIALERVIRILNLCARKWRDEQKRPWLDVVPMITKLEEKKTRRMPYPMSWEEQSILFAELPDHLRRMALYKVNSGSREQEVVKLRWDWEIPIPELNTSVFLIPADFGGRHESSGVKNGDERLVVLNNVAKSVIEGQRGLDPVWVFPYGQPDRNGKATPVHRMNDSAWKKARVRAAKKFQERFMRPAPAGFASIRVHDLKHTFGRRLRAAGVTEEDRKALLGHKNGSITSHYSAAELGKLIDEANRISATDSRGPALTILRRMAG; from the coding sequence ATGGCGCGAAAAACCATTAGCGGCCTCTACCAAAGGAACGGGATCTGGCACATCGACAAGGTCTTCAGAGGTCAGCGAATTCAGGAAAGCACTGGATCAAGCGATAGGAAGGAGGCAGAGCAGTACCTGATACACAAGCTGGAAAAGCTCCGGGAACAGAAGATCTATGGCGTCCGCACGATCAGAACCTGGCGGGAAGCCGCTACGCGTTACCTGATCGAGTACAAGGATCAGCCGTCGATAGGCCTCACGGCCATCTATCTGGAGCAGTTGGATCCGTATATTGGCGACCAGCCTCTGACTCATGTCGACGATGAGACCCTGGCTCCCTACATAAGGGATCGACTCAAGAGCAGCAGAACCAGCGATGGAAAGTTGAAGCCTGGCGTCTCACACCGCACGGTGAACATCGCCCTGGAGCGCGTCATACGCATTCTGAACCTGTGCGCCCGAAAATGGCGTGATGAGCAGAAGCGTCCCTGGCTCGACGTAGTGCCGATGATCACCAAGCTGGAAGAGAAGAAAACCAGACGCATGCCCTACCCGATGTCCTGGGAAGAGCAGTCGATTCTCTTCGCCGAACTGCCTGACCATTTGCGCCGCATGGCCCTGTACAAGGTCAACAGCGGCTCACGCGAACAGGAGGTTGTGAAGCTGCGCTGGGATTGGGAGATACCGATTCCTGAGCTCAACACCAGCGTGTTTCTCATACCGGCGGATTTTGGTGGCCGACATGAGAGCTCCGGGGTCAAGAACGGCGACGAGCGCCTCGTTGTGCTCAACAACGTAGCCAAGTCGGTCATCGAGGGACAGCGTGGACTTGATCCGGTTTGGGTATTTCCTTACGGACAACCCGATCGAAACGGCAAGGCAACTCCCGTTCACCGAATGAACGATTCGGCATGGAAGAAAGCCAGGGTCAGAGCAGCGAAGAAGTTCCAGGAGCGTTTTATGCGCCCTGCCCCAGCTGGATTTGCTTCGATCCGCGTTCACGATCTGAAGCACACCTTCGGCCGAAGACTTCGGGCAGCCGGGGTAACGGAGGAAGACAGGAAGGCTCTGCTGGGGCACAAGAACGGTAGCATCACCAGTCACTACTCAGCCGCCGAGTTGGGCAAACTGATCGATGAAGCCAACAGGATTTCGGCTACCGACTCGCGCGGTCCGGCCCTGACAATTTTGAGGAGAATGGCAGGATGA